One window of Candidatus Poribacteria bacterium genomic DNA carries:
- a CDS encoding sugar phosphate isomerase/epimerase: protein MHVGCCAYSFRQYLTKGEMTLEGFLDKAVEMGCDGVELTAYYFPNTETETLYTVKRQALRRGLEVSGTAVGNNFCQADPAKRAEQIQMVKTWIDHSVKLGAPLMRVFAGGVPQGHTEDEARAWTIASLQECAEYAAPRGIMLALENHGGITATVEQVEALIEGAGSEWVAVNLDTGNYAQDPYGSIKRTAPLAITAHAKTEVPAPGGKTDADFNRIAADLKTVGYRGYLSIEYEAAEDPMTAVPRFVKELLALVR from the coding sequence ATGCACGTTGGTTGCTGTGCCTACTCGTTCCGGCAGTACCTGACCAAAGGCGAGATGACCCTCGAGGGCTTCCTCGACAAAGCCGTCGAGATGGGATGCGACGGAGTCGAGCTCACTGCGTACTACTTCCCGAACACCGAGACGGAGACACTCTACACGGTCAAGCGGCAGGCGCTACGGCGCGGACTGGAAGTCTCCGGCACGGCGGTCGGGAACAACTTCTGCCAGGCTGATCCCGCCAAGCGCGCCGAGCAGATTCAGATGGTCAAGACCTGGATCGACCACTCCGTGAAGCTAGGAGCGCCGCTGATGCGCGTCTTCGCAGGCGGGGTCCCGCAAGGGCATACGGAGGACGAAGCCCGCGCCTGGACGATTGCGTCGCTCCAGGAATGCGCCGAGTACGCCGCCCCGCGCGGCATCATGCTCGCGCTGGAGAACCACGGCGGCATCACGGCGACCGTCGAGCAGGTCGAAGCGCTCATCGAGGGCGCGGGCTCCGAGTGGGTCGCGGTGAACCTCGACACCGGCAACTACGCCCAGGACCCGTACGGCTCGATCAAGCGCACGGCTCCTCTGGCGATCACGGCGCACGCCAAGACCGAAGTTCCCGCGCCCGGAGGCAAGACCGACGCGGACTTCAACCGCATCGCCGCCGACCTGAAGACGGTCGGCTACCGAGGCTACCTGTCCATCGAGTACGAGGCGGCTGAGGACCCGATGACGGCGGTTCCCCGGTTCGTCAAGGAACTGCTCGCGCTCGTGCGTTAG
- a CDS encoding DEAD/DEAH box helicase — MPPTMIGMAGLLATRDAADAPSQQTSGMLYNGLLLDPFQEQACRAIEQGNSVIVAAPTGAGKTVIAEYATDRCRALGRRIIYTAPIKALSNQKYRDFTAKYGDDVGIVTGDVVIDSTAPVIVMTTEIFRNTIFDDASRLGDVEYVIFDEIHYINDTERGTVWEESIIFAPQTIKFVCLSATIPNLREFADWIQSVRDVDLDVVSETERPVPLEHQIYMPSFGVASLPQFQRVHEELAHRRNEDIDAVQPVDMASWDIERSSMVDHLVTHKRLPCLYFCFSRRGCEERARFFAGARSFLTKAQEVAILDAFDETCRRFDIGDDPGATEFRALIQRGVAYHHAGMLPTLKEVVERLFTLGLIQLLFTTETFAVGINMPARSVVFDSLEKYDGIAFRYLKAREYQQMAGRAGRRGIDDVGYVYATVDPATAHLGQVEHVLTGEPEPIESQFNLSYSSILNLLDEHGERMFDICRQSFGNYQSYQLIGQLRRRVRDLERERSKMQEPQCIHPRSDAMERLTEYRNLSLDVQKRLEDLKPLRRDVKRRYSGRKKKRDRFKRLARIDNQAEMIKRELTQSACHGCEQYRTCQERYIGLEKRRTKLADFHAQIERAENYQRVQIDNRLKLLTHLGYVDGTQILPRGYVARQVYGYELQITELVFSGHFENLDPDEINALVVAIVFEAKKDEWYRRLDGSHVRGLVRAAAQQIEDLRALETTYGIDPPTQSMDAKLTSAALAWSGGCRFDELRQHTSTPDGDLVRVFRAAADLLRQMRRALKEHPTMPGLLLTSIHRLNRDIVDAERQLRADLVTPDAAEVA, encoded by the coding sequence ATGCCGCCGACTATGATTGGCATGGCTGGTTTGCTCGCCACGCGTGACGCTGCTGACGCACCTTCCCAACAGACCTCAGGTATGCTGTACAACGGCCTCCTTCTCGACCCCTTTCAGGAGCAAGCCTGCCGCGCCATCGAGCAGGGCAATTCCGTGATCGTCGCCGCGCCGACCGGCGCCGGCAAGACGGTCATCGCCGAGTACGCCACGGACCGGTGCCGAGCGCTCGGTAGACGGATCATCTACACGGCTCCCATCAAGGCGCTCAGCAACCAGAAGTACCGCGACTTCACGGCGAAGTACGGCGACGACGTCGGCATCGTCACCGGCGACGTCGTCATCGACTCCACGGCTCCCGTGATCGTCATGACCACGGAGATCTTTCGGAACACGATCTTCGACGACGCGTCGCGGCTTGGCGATGTCGAATACGTCATCTTCGACGAGATTCACTACATCAACGACACGGAGCGCGGGACCGTCTGGGAGGAGAGCATCATCTTCGCGCCGCAGACGATCAAGTTCGTCTGTCTGAGCGCGACGATACCGAATCTGCGCGAGTTCGCCGACTGGATTCAGAGCGTCCGCGACGTGGACCTGGACGTGGTCTCGGAGACGGAGCGACCGGTTCCGCTGGAGCATCAGATCTACATGCCCAGCTTCGGCGTCGCATCGCTGCCGCAGTTCCAGCGAGTGCACGAGGAACTGGCGCACCGACGCAACGAGGACATCGACGCCGTCCAGCCCGTGGACATGGCGTCGTGGGACATCGAGCGATCGAGTATGGTCGATCACCTGGTGACCCACAAGCGGCTGCCATGCCTCTACTTCTGCTTCAGCCGACGTGGCTGCGAGGAACGGGCGCGGTTCTTCGCCGGTGCGAGGTCGTTCCTGACGAAAGCGCAGGAAGTCGCCATCCTCGATGCTTTCGACGAGACGTGCCGGCGCTTCGATATCGGCGACGACCCTGGCGCGACCGAATTCCGCGCGCTCATCCAGCGCGGCGTCGCCTACCATCACGCCGGCATGCTCCCCACGCTCAAGGAAGTGGTCGAACGGCTGTTCACGCTGGGGCTCATCCAGCTCCTGTTCACGACGGAGACGTTCGCCGTGGGCATCAACATGCCGGCTCGATCCGTCGTGTTCGACAGCTTGGAGAAGTACGACGGGATCGCGTTCCGCTATCTGAAGGCTCGCGAGTACCAACAGATGGCGGGAAGAGCCGGGCGGCGCGGCATCGATGACGTCGGATACGTCTACGCGACGGTGGATCCGGCGACGGCGCATCTGGGTCAAGTCGAGCACGTGCTGACCGGCGAACCGGAACCCATCGAGAGCCAGTTCAACCTCTCCTACTCCAGCATTCTGAACCTGCTCGACGAGCACGGCGAGCGCATGTTCGATATCTGCCGTCAGAGCTTCGGGAACTACCAGAGCTATCAGCTCATCGGACAGCTTCGACGACGCGTGCGCGACCTGGAGCGCGAACGCTCAAAGATGCAGGAGCCGCAGTGCATCCATCCGCGCAGCGACGCGATGGAACGACTCACCGAGTACCGCAACTTGTCGCTGGATGTCCAGAAGAGGCTCGAAGACCTGAAGCCGCTTCGGCGGGATGTGAAGCGTCGGTACAGCGGTCGGAAGAAGAAACGCGACCGGTTCAAGCGGCTGGCTCGCATCGACAACCAGGCGGAGATGATCAAGCGCGAGCTGACGCAGTCGGCGTGCCACGGCTGCGAACAGTACCGCACCTGCCAGGAGCGGTACATCGGACTCGAGAAGCGCCGCACGAAGCTCGCCGACTTCCATGCCCAGATCGAACGCGCCGAGAACTATCAGCGCGTGCAGATCGACAACCGCCTCAAGCTGCTGACCCACCTGGGCTACGTCGACGGGACCCAGATTCTGCCTCGCGGCTACGTGGCGCGGCAGGTTTACGGGTACGAGCTCCAGATCACGGAGCTCGTCTTCAGCGGGCACTTTGAGAACCTCGACCCCGATGAGATCAACGCCCTGGTCGTCGCCATCGTCTTCGAAGCGAAGAAGGACGAGTGGTACCGTCGACTGGACGGCAGCCACGTCCGAGGGCTGGTGCGTGCCGCCGCGCAGCAGATCGAGGACTTGCGCGCTCTGGAAACCACCTACGGAATCGACCCGCCGACGCAGTCGATGGACGCCAAGCTGACCTCCGCCGCGCTCGCGTGGAGCGGCGGATGCCGGTTCGACGAACTGCGGCAGCACACGAGCACGCCCGACGGCGATCTCGTGCGCGTGTTCCGCGCCGCTGCGGACCTCCTGCGGCAGATGCGCCGAGCCCTCAAGGAACACCCCACGATGCCGGGCTTGCTGCTGACGTCGATCCATCGCCTGAACCGCGATATCGTGGACGCGGAGCGCCAGCTACGCGCCGACCTCGTGACGCCGGACGCTGCCGAAGTCGCCTGA